In the genome of Rhodamnia argentea isolate NSW1041297 chromosome 3, ASM2092103v1, whole genome shotgun sequence, one region contains:
- the LOC125314451 gene encoding acyl carrier protein 1, mitochondrial-like — protein MAMRAAILRHIRLPARAQTLAGPRSREWSLPGSSASRSMSSHGDDHLTKEEVVERVLAVVKSFPKVDPATVSPDVHFQNDLGLDSLDNVEIVMALEEEFKLEIPDLEADKIDSCRLAIEYIYNHPMAG, from the exons atggcaatGAGAGCTGCGATTCTCCGCCACATCCGCCTCCCCGCGCGAGCCCAAACCCTAGCCGGCCCGAGATCGCGGGAATGGAGTCTCCCCGGAAGCTCCGCGTCCCGGTCCATGTCGTCGCACGGCGACGACCATCTCACCAAGGAGGAGGTCGTCGAGAGAGTCCTCGCCGTCGTCAAGAGCTTCCCCAAAGTCGATCCCGCCACG GTGTCTCCTGATGTTCATTTCCAGAATGATTTGGGTCTAGATAGCTTGGACAACGTAGAGATTGTAATGGCACTGGAAGAAGAGTTTAAACTCGAAATCCCAGATTTGGAAGCTGATAAAATTGACTCCTGTCGTCTTGCTATTGAGTACATCTACAATCATCCTATGGCTGGTTAA
- the LOC125312538 gene encoding probable purine permease 11 isoform X1 produces MEFSTSIQKAFSTAEVTGGEYSEVRDREEPIMSDDGPLTNELHLSKLGRSQWWILVLVNIFFLIAGQAAAVLLGRFYYDQGGNSKWLATLVQTAAFPILFIPLYLIPSSQKASASPSAPSFRILASVYFFLGVLLAGDNMLYSTGLLYLSASTYSLICATQLAFNAIFSYFLNSQKFTALILNSVVVLSLSAALIGVNDHSEGPSGVSKWKYTIGFSCTLGASAIYSLLLSLMQLSFQKVLKKETFSVVLEMQIWTSLVATCVSVLALFASGEWKTLHGEMESFGEGRASYVLTLVFTAVCWQVCSVGVVGLIFIVSSLFSNVISTVGLAVTPVASVIVFHDKMNGVKVIAMLLALWGFASYIYQNYLDDSKARRMQRNVDGTRNDSVC; encoded by the exons ATGGAATTTTCTACAAGTATTCAAAAAGCATTTTCAACAGCGGAAGTCACTGGCGGAGAATATTCAGAAGTTAGAG ATCGCGAGGAACCAATCATGAGTGATGATGGACCACTCACTAATGAACTACATTTATCAAAGCTTGGACGCTCGCAGTGGTGGATTTTAGTCCTCGTCAATATTTTCTTCCTCATCGCAGGACAAGCTGCTGCTGTTCTTCTCGGAAGATTTTACTATGATCAGGGTGGAAATAGTAAATGGTTGGCGACACTTGTTCAGACCGCTGCTTTTCCAATCCTTTTCATCCCATTATACCTTATACCATCATCACAGAAGGCTTCAGCTTCTCCTAGTGCACCTTCTTTCAGAATTCTTGCCTCGGTCTACTTCTTCCTAGGAGTGCTCCTAGCTGGGGATAACATGTTATACTCCACAGGCCTATTATACCTCTCTGCCTCTACATACTCCCTTATCTGTGCTACCCAGTTGGCATTTAATGCAATTTTCTCGTATTTCTTGAACTCTCAGAAGTTTACTGCGCTCATTCTGAACTCTGTGGTTGTTCTTTCTTTATCTGCGGCCCTCATTGGTGTCAATGATCATTCCGAGGGACCATCTGGAGTTTCTAAGTGGAAGTATACCATTGGCTTCTCATGCACCCTTGGAGCTTCTGCAATCTACTCTCTTTTGCTTTCCCTCATGCAACTCTCTTTCCAGAAGGTCCTTAAGAAGGAAACGTTCTCAGTAGTTTTGGAGATGCAGATATGGACATCCCTGGTTGCTACCTGTGTTTCTGTTTTGGCTCTATTTGCGAGTGGGGAATGGAAGACCCTGCATGGAGAGATGGAGAGTTTTGGAGAGGGAAGAGCTTCGTATGTGCTGACTCTGGTTTTCACAGCCGTGTGTTGGCAGGTCTGTTCAGTGGGTGTTGTGGGATTGATATTCATCGTGTCTTCTCTGTTTTCCAATGTCATCAGTACTGTTGGTTTGGCCGTTACTCCGGTTGCTTCAGTGATAGTTTTTCACGACAAGATGAACGGTGTCAAGGTGATTGCCATGCTTCTGGCTCTTTGGGGTTTCGCATCCTACATATATCAAAACTACCTCGATGATTCTAAAGCAAGGAGAATGCAGCGCAACGTGGATGGAACTCGTAATGATTCTGT CTGTTGA
- the LOC125312538 gene encoding probable purine permease 11 isoform X2, giving the protein MSDDGPLTNELHLSKLGRSQWWILVLVNIFFLIAGQAAAVLLGRFYYDQGGNSKWLATLVQTAAFPILFIPLYLIPSSQKASASPSAPSFRILASVYFFLGVLLAGDNMLYSTGLLYLSASTYSLICATQLAFNAIFSYFLNSQKFTALILNSVVVLSLSAALIGVNDHSEGPSGVSKWKYTIGFSCTLGASAIYSLLLSLMQLSFQKVLKKETFSVVLEMQIWTSLVATCVSVLALFASGEWKTLHGEMESFGEGRASYVLTLVFTAVCWQVCSVGVVGLIFIVSSLFSNVISTVGLAVTPVASVIVFHDKMNGVKVIAMLLALWGFASYIYQNYLDDSKARRMQRNVDGTRNDSVC; this is encoded by the exons ATGAGTGATGATGGACCACTCACTAATGAACTACATTTATCAAAGCTTGGACGCTCGCAGTGGTGGATTTTAGTCCTCGTCAATATTTTCTTCCTCATCGCAGGACAAGCTGCTGCTGTTCTTCTCGGAAGATTTTACTATGATCAGGGTGGAAATAGTAAATGGTTGGCGACACTTGTTCAGACCGCTGCTTTTCCAATCCTTTTCATCCCATTATACCTTATACCATCATCACAGAAGGCTTCAGCTTCTCCTAGTGCACCTTCTTTCAGAATTCTTGCCTCGGTCTACTTCTTCCTAGGAGTGCTCCTAGCTGGGGATAACATGTTATACTCCACAGGCCTATTATACCTCTCTGCCTCTACATACTCCCTTATCTGTGCTACCCAGTTGGCATTTAATGCAATTTTCTCGTATTTCTTGAACTCTCAGAAGTTTACTGCGCTCATTCTGAACTCTGTGGTTGTTCTTTCTTTATCTGCGGCCCTCATTGGTGTCAATGATCATTCCGAGGGACCATCTGGAGTTTCTAAGTGGAAGTATACCATTGGCTTCTCATGCACCCTTGGAGCTTCTGCAATCTACTCTCTTTTGCTTTCCCTCATGCAACTCTCTTTCCAGAAGGTCCTTAAGAAGGAAACGTTCTCAGTAGTTTTGGAGATGCAGATATGGACATCCCTGGTTGCTACCTGTGTTTCTGTTTTGGCTCTATTTGCGAGTGGGGAATGGAAGACCCTGCATGGAGAGATGGAGAGTTTTGGAGAGGGAAGAGCTTCGTATGTGCTGACTCTGGTTTTCACAGCCGTGTGTTGGCAGGTCTGTTCAGTGGGTGTTGTGGGATTGATATTCATCGTGTCTTCTCTGTTTTCCAATGTCATCAGTACTGTTGGTTTGGCCGTTACTCCGGTTGCTTCAGTGATAGTTTTTCACGACAAGATGAACGGTGTCAAGGTGATTGCCATGCTTCTGGCTCTTTGGGGTTTCGCATCCTACATATATCAAAACTACCTCGATGATTCTAAAGCAAGGAGAATGCAGCGCAACGTGGATGGAACTCGTAATGATTCTGT CTGTTGA